The window CTCCGGCGAGGGACGCCCGCCCCCGCCCACCGGGCTAGACTCGCCCCATGTTCGCCCCTCCCGGTGCCCCGTCCGTCACGGTGGCGTTTCTCGCGGGCCTGATCTCGTTTCTCAGCCCGTGCGTGCTGCCGCTCCTTCCCAGCTACCTGGGCGTGATCGGCGGGGCGCGGGCGCCCATCACGCGGGCACTGGGCTTCATCCTGGGCTTCGGGCTGGTCTTCATCGCGCTGGGGGCGACGGCGAGCAGCCTGGGGGCGTTGCTGGCGCCGCACAAGATTCTGCTGGGGCGGGTGGCGGCAGTCCTGATCGTCTTTTTCGGGCTGGTCATGCTGGGCGTGATTCGCCTGCCCGTGCTCATGCGCGACACGCGGGCGCTGGCGGGGGCAGGGGGATACGGCCCGGTCGCCCTGGGCGCCGCCTTCGCCTTCGGGTGGAGTCCCTGCCTGGGTCCGGCGCTGGGGAGCATTCTGGGCCTGGCGGCGAGCAGCGCGAGCCTGGGGACGGGCGTGGGGCTGCTCGCCGCCTACACGCTGGGGCTGGCCGTGCCCTTCCTGCTCGCCGCGCTGCTGTGGGACCGCCTGAACCTGCGGCGCCTGAACCGTTACGCGGGCGTGTTCGAGAAGGTGGGCGGCGCGGTCCTGGTGATCGTCGGCGTCCTGATGCTGACGGGGCAGTTCACGCGGCTGGCGACCTTTTTCTATGAGGTGATGCCCGCGTGGCTGAGGGTGTGAAGGGGCAGTGGGCAGTGGGGAGTGGGGCGTGGGAAAGGCCCGGGACCACTGACCACTCCCCACTCCCCACTCACCCCCACGCCCTCCAGCTCCGCGACATCTGGCTGAGACTCGGCCGCGAGGTCATCCTGCGGGGCGTGACGTTGGACGTGCCCACCGGGGAGGGCGTCACGTTGCTCGGCGAGAATGGGGCGGGCAAGACGACGTTGCTGCGGGTGCTCGCGTCGGGGCTGCGGCCCACCCGGGGCGAGGGGCGGGTGCTGGGCTTCGACCTGCGGGACGGGCGGGCGGTGCGCGACTGCATTCACCTCATGCCGGTGGACGCGGGGCTGTACCCGGACCTGACGGGGGCGGAGAATCTGACCTTCGCTCTTGAAATGCATGGGGCGCGGGGGGACGTGGGGGCGGCGCTGCGGCGGGTCGGGCTGGAACGGGCCGCGAACCGCCGGGTGCGCTTCCTGTCGGCGGGGATGCGCAAAAGGCTGGCCCTGGCGCGGGCGCACCTGCTCGCGCGGCCCGTCACGCTGGTGGACGAGCCCTTCGCCAACCTCGACGACGCGGGGCGGGCCTTGGCGCTGGAGTTGCTGGGCGACCTCTCGGCGCGGGGGGTGACGCTGGTGGTCGCCGCGCACGAGCCGCATCTCGCGCGGCAGGTGGCGCCCCGGGCACTGCGGTTAGTGGGCGGGAAGCTGGAGAAAGTGGATGGTTAGTGGTGAGTGGGCAGTGGTCCTGAGCTTTTCCCACTGCCCACTGTCCACTGCCCACTGCCAGCACCTGGAGCGTGCCCCATGAGGTCCGTTCTGACCCTCGCGGCCAAGGATTTGCGGGTCGCGGGGCGCACGCGGGACACGCTGCTGGCGACGGCTTTCTTCGCGGGGCTGGTGCTCCTCGTCCTGGGGCTGGCGCTGGGGGGGGACACCTCGGCGCGCACCCCGGAGGGGACGGCGGGCGTGGCGGCGGGGGCGGTGTGGACGGCGCTGGCGCTCGCGGCGGCGGTGGGGGCGCAGCGGGCCTTCGCGCAGGAGCAGGAGGCGGGGGCGCTGGAGCAGCTCACCCTGTACCCGGGGCCGCACGGGGCGCTGTACCTGGGCAAGCTGCTCGGCGTGCTGGGGCCGCTGCTGCTCGTGGCGGCGTTTACCCTCCCGGCGGGGCTGATCCTCTTCGGGGCGGCGGGGGCGGGTCGGGGCGTGCCGTGGCTGCCGCTGGCCCTCCTTACCCTGCTCGGGGTGGTGGGCTTCGCGGCGGGGACGACCTTTTACGGCTCGATCACGGTCAGCCTGCGGGCGCGGGAGGCGCTGCTCCCGGCGCTGGCCTTTCCCATCCTGGTGCCCGTGGTGATCGCCAGCGTGAAGGGCACGAGCCTGCTGCTGACGGGCGGCTGGTCGCCGGAGGTGACGACCTGGGCGATCTTCCTCGCCGCCTTCGACCTGGGGACGGTCATCCTGGCGACGCTGCTGTTCCCCTTCGCCGTGGAGGGGTAGCGGGCGCTACAGTGGCCCATGCCCCAGCAGAGGACAGGGTGAACCACCAGCACACCGCCGGGGAGCGGGGGCGGGCGCTGCTGGACCTCCTCGAGCGCGACCCCTCGGCCCGGCTGGGCCACCTGAACCTGAACGGCTGCCAGCTCACCGCCCTGCCGGAGAGCCTGCGCCGCTGCACGGGGGCGCGGGTCCTGAGCGTGTACGGCAACGGGTTGACGGCGGTGCCGGACTGGGTGTGGACCTTCATGAGCCTGACGACCCTGAACCTCTCGGCGAACCGGCTGACCGAACTCTCGCCGGGCCTGGGGAGATTGACACGGCTGGAGATGCTCGACCTCGGGCACAACGGGCTCGGCGCGCTTCCTGACGTGTTTGCCCATCTGCAAAACCTGAAGTTCCTGTACCTCAGCAACAACCGGCTGACGGACTTGCCCGCGTCGTTGCGTCACCTGAATTCGCTGGCCTACCTCAACGTGACGGACAATGCCCTCCCGGCCCTGCCCGAGTGGCTGGGTGAGTTGGGGAGTCTGTTGGAATTGCGCGTCTATAACAATGCCCTCACGGCCCTGCCCGCCTCGCTGGGGGAACTGGGCGGGCTGCGGGAACTCCACGCGACGAACAACCGTCTGGGCAGCCTGCCGCCCGAACTGGGAAGGTGCAGGCGGCTGAACCGGCTGACGCTACAGGGCAACGCCCTCACCGCGCTTCCCGGGGAGATCGGGGGGCTGGGGGCGCTCGCCGAGCTGGACCTGCGGTTCAACGAACTGTCGGAGTTGCCCCCCTCGCTGGCGGAGCTGGAGAACCTGCGTGTTCTGGACCTGCGGGCGAACCGGCTGACCACCCTGCCCGAAGGGCTCGCCTTCCTCCCCCACCTGGAGAAACTCGACCTGCGCTGGAACCGGCTCTCCGCCCTGCCCCCCGTGTTCCGGCGGCTGGAGGAGCGCGGGTGCCTCATCTATGCCTGAGCGTTCAGCCGAGCCGGAAAGCCCCCGCCCCAGACTCGTCCCTGAGCTGTACTGCTCCGATTTCGCCGCGTCTCTGCGGTTCTATACGGAGGTGGTCGGATTTCGTGTCGTCTACGCGCGTCCAGAGGAGCGTTTCGCCTATCTGGGGCTGGACGGAGCCGAACTGATGATCGAGCAGCCGACGGGGGAGGACCGCACCTGGCTCGCCGCCGAACTGTCCTACCCCTTCGGCCGGGGAGTGAACCTGTCCATCGAGGTGCGGGAGGTGGGGCGGCTCTACGCGCGTGTTCAGCAGTGCGGTGCCCGAATCCTCGTCCCCCTCGAAGACCGCTGGTATCGCCAGGACGAGGGGGAGGCCGGGAATTGCCAATTCGTCGTGCTGGATCCCGACGGGTACCTGCTGCGGCCTTTCCAGAACCTGGGCAGAAGAGAATGTCGGGTCCCAGGCCCCTGAGGGGACACCAGCCCCACGCTACCGCGCCCGCTGCCCGGGGACACTCGCACTTGCCTCCATGCCCTCCCAGACGAGATGCTGCGCGTGCGAAAAGTTTCCTGCGCGCACCTCTGTCACGGTGACGAGGCCGCGCGCGGGTCAGAATGGGGTTTGACATGAGACAAGACCGCGTGACGACGCTGCTGGGGGGCGCGACGCTGCTGGCCCTCGCGGCAGCGGTGGTGCTGGGCCTGCGCGCGCCGCTGGACATCAACCAGGGCTCGCTCGTGCGGCTGATGTTCGTGCACGTGCCGAGCGCGTGGCTGAGTTACCTGGCCTACGGCGGCACGGGCCTGTTCGGGCTGCTGTACCTCCTCACCCGGCAGCGCCGCTGGGACCGCCTGGCGCTGAGCAGCGCGGAGATCGGCGTGCTGTTCACGGTGACGACCATCGTGGGCGGGATGCTGTGGGCCAAACCGACCTGGGGCGTGTACTGGGTGTGGGACGCCCGGCTGACGACCACGGCGCTGAGCCTGGTGGTGTACGGGGGCTACCTGCTGATCCGCACGCTGATCGACGACCCGGAGCGCCGGGCACGGGTGGCGGCGGTCGTGGGGCTGGTGGGCACCCTGTACGTGCCGATCAACTACATGGCGGTCGAGTGGTGGCGCGGGGTGCACCAGACGCAAACCCTGAAGCTGCTGGGCAAGATTCGCTTCGACGCGGCGCCCGTCTACGGCTGGGTGCTTCTGACTGCCACGGTGGCCTTTACCCTGCTGTACTTCTACCTGCTGCGGGTGCGGGCGATCCTGGCCGCCCGCGAGGAGGCGCGCGAGGAGCGCGAGCTGATGGAAGACCTCTCGCCGCTGGAGGTGGCGCGTGGATAAGTACGCCGCTTACGTGATCGTGGTGTATGTGGTGACCTTCGTGCTGCTCGCCGCGTATCTGGCCTGGATGTGGATTCGGCTGCGTGCCGGGCGGGAGGAGCGCGAATGACGACCACTCCCCTGCCCCGGGCGAGACGGCGCAGACGGAGCCCTTGGCCGACCGTGCTGGGCGTGCTCGCCCTCGTGGGGCTGACCGCGACCGTCGCCTTCGGAAACCTGGGCAAGAGCCTGGAATACTTCGTGACGCCGACGGAGTACCTGCAGCAGCAGGCCGAGTACCAGGGCCGCCCGCTGCGGATCGGCGGACTGGTGAAGGCGGTGCAGTACAACCCGCAGACGCTGGACCTCAAGTTCAACGTGACGGACGGCGGCGCGACCTTCCCCGTGCAGTACCGCGGCGCGGTGAGCGACCTGTTCAAGGAGAATCAGGGCGTCGTGGTGCGCGGTGAGTTTCAGGGCAACACCTTCCACGCCACCGAACTCGTGGTCAAGCACTCGGAGGAATACCACGTGCCGAAGACGCAGGCCGAACTCAAGGACCTGCTGCAAAAGAGCGAGAGCGAGTGAGGACTCGCCGAGCATGTTAAACCTGATCTCCTTCCAATCGAGTGCGCTCGGCGCGCTGGGGCAACTCAGCCTGCTGGCGGCGCTGGCCTTTACCCTCGGGGGGACGTGGCTGGCCGCCGTCGGTGGCCTGAAGGCCGACACCCGGGCGACCGAGGCGGCGCGGCGGGCGATCTGGGCCGTCTTCGCCCTCGTGAGCCTCGGCACGCTGACCCTGATGGTGGCGCTGCTGCGCGACGACTTCACCGTGCGGTACGTGGCCGAACATTCCATGCGGGCCTCCCCCACCTGGGTGAAGGTGACGAGCCTGTGGGGGGCGCTGGAGGGCTCGATCCTGCTGTGGGCGTGGCTGCTCGCGGGCTTCGCGCTCGTGCTGAGCCTCACGCTGCGGCGGGACGCGCTGCGGCCCTGGGCGCTGGGGGCGATGTTCGTCAGCCTGCTCTTCTTCGTGGGCGTGTGCGCGAGCATCGCCAGCCCGTTCACGCCGCTGAGCCAGGTTCCCGCCGACGGGCTGGGTCCCAACCCCGCCCTCCAGAACCACTGGATGATGGCCGTCCACCCGGTCCTGCTGTACCTGGGCTTCGTGGGGCTGAGCGTGCCCTTCGCCTACGCGGTCGCCGCGCTCGTGACCGGGCGGTTGTCCGACCACTGGGTCGTGGTGACGCGGCGCTGGACGCTGGTGGCCTGGGCCTTTCTCACCGCCGCCATCGTCGCGGGCGGCTGGTGGAGTTACGAGACGCTGGGCTGGGGCGGCTACTGGGCGTGGGACCCGGTGGAGAACGCCTCCTTTATCCCCTGGCTGCTGACGACGGCCTTCCTGCACTCCATCCAGATTCAGGAGCGGCGCGGGCTGATGCGGGCGTGGAACGTGTGGCTGATCGTGCTGGCGTACGCGAGTACGGTGCTGGGTACCTTCCTGAACCGCTCGGGCATCGTGCAGAGCGTCCACGCCTTCGCGGGCGGGCCAGTCGGGCCGGTGTTCCTGGGTTTCCTGGCCTTCCTGCTCGTGGCGGGGATCGGCCTGGCCGCCTGGCGTGCCCCCCACCTGCGCGACGAGGCGGACCCGCCTGCCCCACTCAGCCGCGAGGGCGCCTTCCTGGCGGGGAACTGGCTCTTCCTCGTCTTCGCGGTGATGGTGCTCGTCGGCACCCTCTTCCCCACCCTCGTGGAGGCGGTGCAGGGGCGGCGGGACGCCTCGGTCGGTCCGGCCTTCTACAACGCCTTCGCCATTCCGCTGGGGCTGGGTCTGCTGCTCCTGATGGGCGTGGGGCCGCTGCTGCCGTGGCGGCGGGCGGACGGCCAGAGTTTCTGGCGAGCGCTGCGGCCCCTGTTGCTGGCGGGGCTGGGGGCGGGGCTGATCGCCTTCGCGTTCGGCGTGCGGAGCCTGGGTGTGCTGGGCACGGTGGCGCTGGGTGCGTACAACCTCGTCGGATTGGGGCTGCTGACCGTGCGGGCCGTGCGGGAGCGGTCGTCGGGAGGACGCGGTGGCGGGTTTGCCGCTCTCGTCCGCGAGCAGCCACGCCGCTATGGCGCCTACCTCGCCCACATAGGTCTGGTCGTCATTGCCCTCGGTATCGCCTTCTCGGGGACGTACCGGCAGGACGCGCAGACCACCCTCAATGTCGGGGCAGCGCCCGTGCGGCTGCTGAACGAGACGCTGGCCCTGCAAGGCACGCGGCAGGACACCAAACCTTATGGCCGTTCCGCCGTGGCGCGCGTGTTGATCGACGGGCGGCCCTTCGAGGCCCGGATGAACACCTACGTGCAGGGGGGCGAGACCGCCTTCCCCGCGCCCGCCGTCCGCTACGGGCTGCTGGGCGACACCTACCTCGTCGTGACGGCCTTCGACGAGCAGGGCAAATGGGCGAGCGTGCGGCTGATCGAGAGCCCGCTGGTGTCGTGGATCTGGTGGGGCACCCTGATCGTGGTGCTGGGCGCGGGCCTGACGCTCGTGACCCCGCGCCGCGCGACGGTCCGCGCCCCCGCCCTGCGCTCGGCCCCCGCGACCGACTGAGTGAGAGTTGCTATGACTGAAATTCCCTCTCCTTCCAACTCCTCGGTGCCTGCCCCCCTGTGGCGGCGCCTGCTGCCCCCCCTCCTCGCCGCCGCGCTCGTCGCCGTGCTGGGCGTGGCGCTCCTCAGCCCTTCCCGCAATGCCACCGATGGCGGCCCGCTCGTCGGCAAGCCCGCTCCCCAATTCACGCTGACCAGCCTGGACGGGACGAAGGTGAGCCTCGCCTCCCTCAAAGGCCGCCCCGTCGTCCTCAACTTCTGGGCCTCGTGGTGCGGGCCGTGCCGGGAGGAGGCGCCCCTCTTCCGCGAACTCAGCACCCGGCAGGGCGGGGGGCAGGGCCTCGCCGTCGTCGGCATCCTCTTTCAGGAGACGAAGGAGCAGAACGCCCGCGACTTTATCCGGGAGTACGCCCTCGCCTACCCGTCGCTGCGGGACCCCGGCATCCAGACCGGGATCAACTACGGTGTGCAGGGCATTCCCGAGACCTTTTTCATCGATCAGTCCGGTGTGGTTCAGCACGTGGACCGGGGCGGCCTGACCCGCGAGCGGCTGAACGCCGGGCTGGCGAAGATCGGGGTGGCGGGATTGTGAGGCGCCTTCTGCCCTCTGCCCTCGGCCTTCTGCTCTCGGCCTCCCTCGCCCTGACCCCGGCGCAGGAGACGCGGGCGCAGCACCTGGGGAGCAACCTGCGCTGCCCGATCTGCACGGGCGTGCCCATCACCGAGAGCCCCAACGACATCAGCCGCGAGATGCTGCGCGAGGTGCGCGAGCAGGTGGCGGCGGGGCGCAGCGACCGGGACATCTACGCCTACTTCGCCGCGCGGTACGGGAACTTCGTGCTGCTGGACCCGCCCAAGGAGGGGGCAGGCGTGCTGCTGTGGGGCGCCCCGCTGGCGGCGCTGGCGGCGGGGGGTGCCGTGCTGTGGGGGTTCCTGCACCGCAAACGCTCAGCCCAGGAAGAGGCGGCTCCGCCGACCGCTGACGAGCCCTTCGACCCCTATTTGGCTGAGGTGCAGCGCCGGACCAGGCGGGCCGGTTCCGGGGAAGGCGGCGGCGCATGATCCTCAGCCTGACCCTGCTCGCCCTGATCCTGCTCGTGGCGCTATGGCTGGTGCTGGAACCGCTGCGTCGGGGGGCACCGGCCGACCCCGACGCAGCGGAGCGCGAGCGGCTGACCGGGGAGCGCGACCGCCTCTACGCCGAACTCGCGGCGCTGGAGGACGAGAGCCGCCGCCCGGACCTGGAACGCCGCGCGGCCCTGACCCTGCGGGCATTGGATGCGCTGCCGCCCGCTCCTCCCCCCGCCACACGGAGCGGACAGACCCGCACGCTGGCCCTGGCCGGGCTGGGGGCCGCCGCCCTGCTCACGGTCGCCGGGGCGCTGACCTTCGTGCCGCGCTGGCAGCTCGCCTCGCTCAACGCGCAGGAGGCGCAGAACGTCCAGGCCACGCTGGCCCTGCCGCAGTTGAGGCGGCGGGCCGAGGTGAGTAGCGACAAGGCCGCGTACATGGCCTGGGGCAAGGCGGCCTTCGACAGCGGGCACTACGACCAGGCGCTGACGGCCTACGGCAACGCCCTGAAGCTCGACCCCCGGCAGCCCGAGGCGCTGCGGCGGCTGGGCATCCTGCTCCTGACGAGGGGCGAGCAGACGGGGCAGCAGGTCAAGCCCGAGGACGCGCAGCAAGCCTTCCTGTTGATCCGCACGGCGGCGCAGCTTGCTCCGAAGGAACCCGAATCGCAGCTCCTGCTGGGCTTCGCGCTCGCCCGCTTCGGGCAGGACGCCGACGCGCTGACGGCGCTGGAACGCTACCGGACGCTGGACCCCAGGGGGCGGGACGCCGACGACCTCATCACCGCCATCCGTGCCCGCCAGAACGACGAGGACCCCGGCCTGCGGGTGTACGCGGCGAACTGCGCGAGCTGCCACGGGCCGAACGGGGCGGGCGGCGCCTTTGGCCCCAGCCTGCGGGCCTCCACCCTGACCCGCGAGGCGCTGCGGTCGGTGATCGTGAACGGCAAGGGCGCGATGCCCGCCTACCCCAACCTGAATACGGGAGACCTGAACGCCCTGCTGGACGTGCTGGAACGCTGGCAGAAGGAAGGCTCTTGAGGCTCACCCGCCGCGACCTGCTGGAACGCTGGTGGGTACTGCCGGTCGCGGGGACGCTGGGCGCCTTCGGCTACATGGGCTGGTACGCCTCGCGCGTGACCTTCGGCAAGGAGCGGGTGGGCGCGCCGAACTTCCAGCCGGGGGAGGCGCAGCGGGTGGCGTCCCGTTCCGCCCTGGCGAATGAGTGGGCGGAGGTCGAGTTCACCTACGCAGGGCGGCCCTGCGTCCTGCTGCGTGTCCCCGAGCCCGTACCCGGCGGCCTGAGCGTGGGCGACGAACACTACGCCGCCTATTCCCGGGTCTGCACCCACCTGGGCTGTTCGGTGAATCTCGTGCGCGACCAGGAAGTCCTCGCCTTCGCCTACAACTACCGCCCGCCGCAGGAGGACCGCCACCCGCAACTCGGCTGCCCCTGCCACTTCAGCGTGTTCGACCCCCTGCAAGCGGGCGAGGCGGTGTTCGGCAAGGCGAACGGGCCGCTGCCCCGGGTGCGGTTGGAGGCGCGGGGCGGCGACCTGTACGCGACGGGGATCGAGCCCGCGCCGGAACTGGGCGGATGATGGACAGTCTCACCTTCACTCGCGGTGACCTTGCCACTGCCTCGGGCATCCTCACGGCGACGGCCTCCCGCCTGGCCGAACGCGGTGAACCGCTCTGGCCCGTGCCCAGCCTGACCCCCGAGCGACTCACCCGGCATTACCCGCCGGAGAGCTGGCGGGTGGCGTGGCGCGGCGGGGAGGCCGTCGGAACGTTCGCGCTGGTGGACCGTGACCCCCTCTTCTGGCCCGAGGACCCACCCGGAGAGGCACGCTACCTGCACAAGCTGGGCGTTCACCCGGATGCGCAGGGGCAGGGACTCGCGCATATGCTGCTCGCCGAGGCGGTGCGGGAGACGCGGGGGGCCGGGTGTGCCTTTCTGCGGCTGGACACCGCCGCCACGCGGCCCAAGCTCCGGGCGCTGTACGAGGGGGCAGGCTTCCGGGCGGTGGACGAGCGGGAAGTGAAGGGCTTTCACGTCGTCCGCTACGAATTGCCGCTGCGGTGAGTCAAGGCGACACCTGTTCCCGTCCAGCCCACCATCATGGCCCAGCCGGAAGGTCCGCATGGGCGAGGGTTCTCCCCGGCTGCGTGAAGGGCTCTCCCCCCGCCCCTGGGACACGTGGCGCCGGAGGACCGGTCCTTTTCTGCCGGGCAGGTTGAGCGTCTACACCACCCGTCCCTTATGCTGGGCGGCGTGCTGACGAACGCCCGTTTGTGGAGGAGAGACCGGTGATCACCTCCCCCCTGCGCCCCCGCAGCGTCCTGTTCGCGCCGGGCAACCGCGCGGACCTGATCGCCAAGCTTCCCCGCTCTGAACCCGACGCCGCCGTTCTCGACCTGGAGGACGCGGTGCCGGGGACCGGGGAGGCGAAGGCTGCCGCCCGCCCGGTCGCCCGCGACGCGGCCCGTGACCTGATCGCCGCCGCGCCCCACCTCGCCGTGTTCGTGCGGGTGAACGCGGTCCACTCGCCCTTTTTCGAGGAGGACCTGGCTGTGCTGACGCCGGAGCTCGCGGGCGTCGTGGTCCCCAAGCTGGAATCGGCGGCGGACGTGCGGCGGGTGAAGGAGGCGCTCTCAGCGCGGGGCCTGGACCTCCCCCTCCTCGCCGGGCTGGAGACGGGGGCGGGGGTCTGGAACGCGCGGGAAATTATGGCGGAAGAGGCTGTGGCCTGGGCCTACTTCGGGGCGGAGGACTACACCACCGACCTGGGAGGCACCCGCACGCCCGGCAACCTGGAGGTGCTGTACGCCCGCTCCCACGTCGCACTCGCTGCCCGGCTGACCGGGGTTCACGCGCTCGACATTGTGGTGACGAGATTGAACGACGAGGCCGCCTTCCGGGAGGACGCCACGCAGGGCCGGGCGCTGGGGTACGGCGGCAAACTCTGCATCCACCCGGCGCAGGTGCCCCTCGCGCACGAGTATTTCGGTCCCACCGAGGCGGAGGCGGAACGCGCCCGCCGCCTACTCGCTGCCGCCCACGCCGCCGCGCGGGAGGGCCGGGGCGCCTTCTCCTTCGAGGGTCAGATGGTGGACGAACCCATGCTCGCCAAGGCCCGCGCCATCCTGCACGCCAGGGGGGAACACGTATGAGGCGAATTCCGCTCCACTCCGGACTTTCCAGGAAAGCACTGGAAAGTCCTGCACTTCGCAGAACTCGCCTTCTCTCCTTCTCCCTTCGGTCGGGAGTGCTCAGGCCCTCTAGCCTGAGCACTCCGGAGGGTTTATGAACGACGACCTGACCCGCCCCCAGGGCCGCTACTTCGAGGAGCTGACGCCCGGCACGGTGATTCGCCACCGCATCACCCGCACTGTCACCGAGGCGGACAACGTCTTTTTCACCACGCTGACGATGAACCCGCAGCCGCTGCACCTCGACCGCGAGTACGCCGCCGCGACCGAGTTCGGGCAGCCCCTCGTGAACAGCCTGCTCACGCTGAGCCTGCTCGTGGGCCTGAGCGTCCACGAGCTGACGCTGGGCACCCTGGTCGCCAATCTGGGCCTGACGGACGTGGTGTTCCCCAAACCCGTCTTCCACGGTGACACCATCCGCGCCGAGTCGGAGGTGCTGGAGGCCCGGGGGAGCCGCAGCCGCCCGGACGCCGGGATCGTGACCGTCGAGCACCGGGCGATCAACCAGCGGGGCGAGATCGTGGCCCGGTGCAAGCGGACGGCGCTGATGCAGCGCAGGCCGGAGG is drawn from Deinococcus aerius and contains these coding sequences:
- a CDS encoding TlpA family protein disulfide reductase, producing MTEIPSPSNSSVPAPLWRRLLPPLLAAALVAVLGVALLSPSRNATDGGPLVGKPAPQFTLTSLDGTKVSLASLKGRPVVLNFWASWCGPCREEAPLFRELSTRQGGGQGLAVVGILFQETKEQNARDFIREYALAYPSLRDPGIQTGINYGVQGIPETFFIDQSGVVQHVDRGGLTRERLNAGLAKIGVAGL
- a CDS encoding cytochrome c biogenesis CcdA family protein, whose product is MFAPPGAPSVTVAFLAGLISFLSPCVLPLLPSYLGVIGGARAPITRALGFILGFGLVFIALGATASSLGALLAPHKILLGRVAAVLIVFFGLVMLGVIRLPVLMRDTRALAGAGGYGPVALGAAFAFGWSPCLGPALGSILGLAASSASLGTGVGLLAAYTLGLAVPFLLAALLWDRLNLRRLNRYAGVFEKVGGAVLVIVGVLMLTGQFTRLATFFYEVMPAWLRV
- a CDS encoding c-type cytochrome; this encodes MILSLTLLALILLVALWLVLEPLRRGAPADPDAAERERLTGERDRLYAELAALEDESRRPDLERRAALTLRALDALPPAPPPATRSGQTRTLALAGLGAAALLTVAGALTFVPRWQLASLNAQEAQNVQATLALPQLRRRAEVSSDKAAYMAWGKAAFDSGHYDQALTAYGNALKLDPRQPEALRRLGILLLTRGEQTGQQVKPEDAQQAFLLIRTAAQLAPKEPESQLLLGFALARFGQDADALTALERYRTLDPRGRDADDLITAIRARQNDEDPGLRVYAANCASCHGPNGAGGAFGPSLRASTLTREALRSVIVNGKGAMPAYPNLNTGDLNALLDVLERWQKEGS
- a CDS encoding heme lyase CcmF/NrfE family subunit — its product is MLNLISFQSSALGALGQLSLLAALAFTLGGTWLAAVGGLKADTRATEAARRAIWAVFALVSLGTLTLMVALLRDDFTVRYVAEHSMRASPTWVKVTSLWGALEGSILLWAWLLAGFALVLSLTLRRDALRPWALGAMFVSLLFFVGVCASIASPFTPLSQVPADGLGPNPALQNHWMMAVHPVLLYLGFVGLSVPFAYAVAALVTGRLSDHWVVVTRRWTLVAWAFLTAAIVAGGWWSYETLGWGGYWAWDPVENASFIPWLLTTAFLHSIQIQERRGLMRAWNVWLIVLAYASTVLGTFLNRSGIVQSVHAFAGGPVGPVFLGFLAFLLVAGIGLAAWRAPHLRDEADPPAPLSREGAFLAGNWLFLVFAVMVLVGTLFPTLVEAVQGRRDASVGPAFYNAFAIPLGLGLLLLMGVGPLLPWRRADGQSFWRALRPLLLAGLGAGLIAFAFGVRSLGVLGTVALGAYNLVGLGLLTVRAVRERSSGGRGGGFAALVREQPRRYGAYLAHIGLVVIALGIAFSGTYRQDAQTTLNVGAAPVRLLNETLALQGTRQDTKPYGRSAVARVLIDGRPFEARMNTYVQGGETAFPAPAVRYGLLGDTYLVVTAFDEQGKWASVRLIESPLVSWIWWGTLIVVLGAGLTLVTPRRATVRAPALRSAPATD
- the ccsA gene encoding cytochrome c biogenesis protein CcsA; this translates as MRQDRVTTLLGGATLLALAAAVVLGLRAPLDINQGSLVRLMFVHVPSAWLSYLAYGGTGLFGLLYLLTRQRRWDRLALSSAEIGVLFTVTTIVGGMLWAKPTWGVYWVWDARLTTTALSLVVYGGYLLIRTLIDDPERRARVAAVVGLVGTLYVPINYMAVEWWRGVHQTQTLKLLGKIRFDAAPVYGWVLLTATVAFTLLYFYLLRVRAILAAREEAREERELMEDLSPLEVARG
- a CDS encoding leucine-rich repeat domain-containing protein, with product MNHQHTAGERGRALLDLLERDPSARLGHLNLNGCQLTALPESLRRCTGARVLSVYGNGLTAVPDWVWTFMSLTTLNLSANRLTELSPGLGRLTRLEMLDLGHNGLGALPDVFAHLQNLKFLYLSNNRLTDLPASLRHLNSLAYLNVTDNALPALPEWLGELGSLLELRVYNNALTALPASLGELGGLRELHATNNRLGSLPPELGRCRRLNRLTLQGNALTALPGEIGGLGALAELDLRFNELSELPPSLAELENLRVLDLRANRLTTLPEGLAFLPHLEKLDLRWNRLSALPPVFRRLEERGCLIYA
- the ccmE gene encoding cytochrome c maturation protein CcmE → MTTTPLPRARRRRRSPWPTVLGVLALVGLTATVAFGNLGKSLEYFVTPTEYLQQQAEYQGRPLRIGGLVKAVQYNPQTLDLKFNVTDGGATFPVQYRGAVSDLFKENQGVVVRGEFQGNTFHATELVVKHSEEYHVPKTQAELKDLLQKSESE
- a CDS encoding Rieske 2Fe-2S domain-containing protein; the protein is MRLTRRDLLERWWVLPVAGTLGAFGYMGWYASRVTFGKERVGAPNFQPGEAQRVASRSALANEWAEVEFTYAGRPCVLLRVPEPVPGGLSVGDEHYAAYSRVCTHLGCSVNLVRDQEVLAFAYNYRPPQEDRHPQLGCPCHFSVFDPLQAGEAVFGKANGPLPRVRLEARGGDLYATGIEPAPELGG
- a CDS encoding ABC transporter ATP-binding protein — translated: MGSGAWERPGTTDHSPLPTHPHALQLRDIWLRLGREVILRGVTLDVPTGEGVTLLGENGAGKTTLLRVLASGLRPTRGEGRVLGFDLRDGRAVRDCIHLMPVDAGLYPDLTGAENLTFALEMHGARGDVGAALRRVGLERAANRRVRFLSAGMRKRLALARAHLLARPVTLVDEPFANLDDAGRALALELLGDLSARGVTLVVAAHEPHLARQVAPRALRLVGGKLEKVDG
- a CDS encoding GNAT family N-acetyltransferase, with amino-acid sequence MMDSLTFTRGDLATASGILTATASRLAERGEPLWPVPSLTPERLTRHYPPESWRVAWRGGEAVGTFALVDRDPLFWPEDPPGEARYLHKLGVHPDAQGQGLAHMLLAEAVRETRGAGCAFLRLDTAATRPKLRALYEGAGFRAVDEREVKGFHVVRYELPLR
- a CDS encoding bleomycin resistance protein; the protein is MPERSAEPESPRPRLVPELYCSDFAASLRFYTEVVGFRVVYARPEERFAYLGLDGAELMIEQPTGEDRTWLAAELSYPFGRGVNLSIEVREVGRLYARVQQCGARILVPLEDRWYRQDEGEAGNCQFVVLDPDGYLLRPFQNLGRRECRVPGP
- a CDS encoding cytochrome c-type biogenesis protein yields the protein MRRLLPSALGLLLSASLALTPAQETRAQHLGSNLRCPICTGVPITESPNDISREMLREVREQVAAGRSDRDIYAYFAARYGNFVLLDPPKEGAGVLLWGAPLAALAAGGAVLWGFLHRKRSAQEEAAPPTADEPFDPYLAEVQRRTRRAGSGEGGGA
- a CDS encoding heme exporter protein CcmB; protein product: MRSVLTLAAKDLRVAGRTRDTLLATAFFAGLVLLVLGLALGGDTSARTPEGTAGVAAGAVWTALALAAAVGAQRAFAQEQEAGALEQLTLYPGPHGALYLGKLLGVLGPLLLVAAFTLPAGLILFGAAGAGRGVPWLPLALLTLLGVVGFAAGTTFYGSITVSLRAREALLPALAFPILVPVVIASVKGTSLLLTGGWSPEVTTWAIFLAAFDLGTVILATLLFPFAVEG